The Oenanthe melanoleuca isolate GR-GAL-2019-014 chromosome 15, OMel1.0, whole genome shotgun sequence genome contains a region encoding:
- the LOC130259787 gene encoding transmembrane protein 17B-like — protein sequence MAAPTPLPPVLRRGLGAVSSSLFISNRTRDSGTAPSYQPAHQVLSSLPLQVMLYFNVYYFPVWCLAEGIMLHLKYHLLPWHYQFLLVTAFLILSLAEGCRLYLGYLGNLQEKVPELAGFLLLSFLIQLPLLLFLLTDSQVIHLPLEVPMHSFFLAFLLLEVVAAFLALRSMAKQLAAQFYLRQLQEAGRGQLGLGGTG from the exons ATGGCTGCGCCCACCCCGCTGCCCCCCGTCCTGCGCCGGGGCCTGGGGGCCGTCAGCAGCTCCCTCTTCATCAGCAACAGGACGAGGGACAGCGGCACTGCCCCCTCCTACCAGCCAG ctcaCCAGGTGCTGTCCAGCCTGCCCCTCCAGGTGATGCTCTACTTCAACGTCTACTACTTCCCAGTGTGGTGCCTGGCTGAGGGCATCATGCTGCACCTGAAG TACCACCTGCTGCCTTGGCACTACCAGTTCCTGCTGGTCACAGCCTTCCTCATCCTCTCTCTGGCTGAGGGCTGCCGCCTCTACCTGGGCTACCTGGGGAACCTCCAGGAGAAG GTGCCCGAGCTGGCTggcttcctgctcctctccttcctgatccagctgcccctcctgctgttcctgctgacAGACAGCCAGGTCATCCACCTGCCGCTGGAGGTGCCCATGCACAGCTTCTTCTTGGCCTTCCTCCTCCTGGAGGTCGTGGCTGCCTTCCTGGCCCTGAGGAGCATGGCcaagcagctggcagcacagtTCTACCTGAgacagctgcaggaggctgggaggggcCAGCTcgggctggggggcacagggtga
- the P2RX6 gene encoding P2X purinoceptor 6 isoform X2 yields the protein MCTEDADCPVGSPVVHGNGIRTGKCLMFNATHSTCEIYGWCPVENDTLPRKPLLAEAENFTVFIKNTVHFTKFNVSKCNTLQTSDPSYFKSCTYDPVSHPFCPVFRVRDMVEAAGKNFGDLALLGGSIRVVIEWNCDLDHPAPQCQPQYSFRLQDTMYNFRTASYSRGSEQQLCRTLLKLSGIRLQLSVHAQAGKFSIVPTAVSLGTSVAFFGAATMVCDLVLLYLDAKADLYWKEKFEEAIPPKGEPKATA from the exons ATGTGCACAGAAGATGCAGATTGTCCCGTGGGAAGCCCTGTGGTTCATGGCAACG GGATAAGAACTGGGAAATGTTTGATGTTCAATGCCACCCATTCCACCTGTGAAATCTATGGCTGGTGCCCCGTGGAGAATGACACCCTGCCCAG GAAACCTCTTCTGGCTGAGGCAGAGAACTTcactgtttttattaaaaatactgtcCACTTCACCAAATTTAACGTCTCCAA GTGCAACACTTTGCAGACCTCTGACCCCAGCTATTTCAAGAGCTGCACATATGACCCAGTCTCCCACCCCTTCTGCCCTGTGTTCCGTGTCCGTGACATGGTGGAGGCAGCTGGAAAGAACTTTGGAGACCTTGCACTCCTG GGGGGAAGCATCAGAGTTGTTATCGAGTGGAACTGTGACCTGGACCACCCtgctccccagtgccagccacAGTATTCCTTCAGGCTGCAGGACACCATGTACAATTTCAG AACTGCCTCCTACTCGcggggctctgagcagcagctgtgccgCACCCTGCTGAAGCTCTCCGGGATCCGCCTGCAGCTCTCCGTGCACGCCCAG GCTGGGAAGTTCAGCATTGTTCCCACTGCCGTGAGCCTCGGCACCAGCGTCGCCTTCTTTGGTGCT GCTACAATGGTCTGTGACCTGGTTCTGCTCTACCTGGATGCAAAGGCTGACCTTTATTGGAAGGAGAAGTTTGAGGAG GCAATACCCCCTAAAGGCGAGCCCAAGGCCACAGCTTAG